A genomic region of Methanobacterium sp. SMA-27 contains the following coding sequences:
- a CDS encoding glycosyltransferase — MITVICVFNNKKILEKNLLKSLNIQTEEYEFILIDNSDGKFGSAAEALNYGARKATQDYLMFVHQDVDLLYDTCLEDVEHILGSLDNLGVAGVAGYSKTNDKPVMISNIQDGYPPEDVGIKIDEPADVQTVDECLFIVPRSMFKKREFDEKTCFDWHLYGADYCLTTKILGRSVYVIPIKIYHASRTESFSKEYYSTLKNVVRKHGREYKTIDTSCGVWHTDRLRLGINIMEDRILRKLNLR; from the coding sequence ATGATAACTGTTATCTGTGTGTTCAACAACAAGAAGATCCTTGAAAAAAACTTGCTGAAAAGTTTAAACATCCAGACCGAGGAATATGAATTTATTTTAATAGATAACAGTGATGGAAAGTTTGGATCTGCAGCTGAAGCCCTGAATTATGGGGCAAGAAAGGCTACTCAAGATTATTTGATGTTTGTACATCAAGATGTGGATCTGTTGTATGACACCTGCCTCGAAGATGTTGAACATATCCTGGGTTCACTTGATAACTTAGGTGTTGCTGGTGTTGCTGGTTACTCTAAAACTAATGATAAACCTGTGATGATAAGTAATATCCAGGATGGATATCCTCCAGAAGATGTTGGAATAAAAATAGACGAACCAGCCGATGTTCAAACTGTTGATGAGTGTCTTTTCATTGTTCCCAGATCAATGTTTAAAAAACGGGAATTTGACGAAAAAACATGTTTTGACTGGCATTTATACGGGGCTGATTACTGTTTAACCACTAAGATATTGGGGAGATCTGTTTATGTCATCCCAATTAAAATATACCATGCATCCCGGACAGAATCATTCTCCAAAGAATATTACTCCACCCTTAAAAATGTTGTAAGGAAGCATGGTCGAGAATACAAAACCATAGATACTTCCTGCGGTGTCTGGCACACAGACAGATTAAGACTGGGCATAAATATTATGGAAGATAGAATATTGAGAAAACTGAATCTTCGCTGA